A genomic stretch from Candidatus Methylomirabilota bacterium includes:
- a CDS encoding CoA transferase produces the protein MLQGIRVLDLSRVIAGPYAAALLGDLGADVIKLERPGRGDDMRALRGNGQMSASFAAVNRNKRGIAVDLQKPEGARLAFELARRADVVLENFLPGVAERLGLGYAAIRAVNPAVVYASVTGFGQTGPLARKPGYNTIAQGMSGLMALTGMPGHPPTRVGGSISDVAASYMAFGMINAALVHRLRTGEGQHVDVSLVTASLGLLPDPVAIFFDTGERPKRAGNRNLHLSPAEAFQARDGFINVVLLNPDQWGRFCAALGDHEMETDPRFATNAARLENHATFKARVEGIFASGGSVADWVTRLEKAGVAAGPIYEFHEVFEDPQVRHLGLVAEVEQPGAGKVKMLAFPGQASGTPPRIDRPAPLLGQHTAEVLREMGLSAEEIDRLAAAGVIVLGEQPR, from the coding sequence ATGCTCCAGGGTATTCGCGTCCTCGACCTCTCGCGCGTGATCGCCGGTCCGTACGCGGCCGCGCTGCTGGGCGACCTCGGCGCCGACGTGATCAAGCTGGAGCGGCCCGGCCGCGGCGACGACATGCGGGCGCTCCGCGGCAACGGGCAGATGAGCGCCTCCTTCGCGGCGGTCAACCGCAACAAGCGCGGCATCGCGGTGGATCTGCAAAAGCCCGAGGGCGCGCGGCTGGCGTTCGAACTGGCCCGCCGCGCCGACGTCGTCCTCGAGAACTTCCTGCCCGGCGTGGCCGAGCGGCTGGGCCTGGGCTACGCGGCGATCCGCGCGGTGAATCCGGCAGTGGTGTACGCCTCGGTGACCGGCTTCGGCCAGACCGGCCCCCTCGCCCGCAAGCCCGGCTACAACACGATCGCGCAGGGCATGAGCGGGCTCATGGCCCTCACCGGCATGCCGGGGCATCCACCGACCCGGGTGGGCGGCTCGATCTCCGACGTCGCGGCCTCCTACATGGCCTTCGGCATGATCAACGCGGCGCTGGTCCATCGTCTCCGCACCGGTGAAGGCCAGCACGTCGACGTGAGCCTGGTCACCGCGAGCCTCGGTCTCTTGCCCGATCCGGTCGCGATCTTCTTCGACACCGGCGAGCGGCCGAAGCGCGCGGGCAACCGCAACCTGCATCTGTCGCCCGCGGAAGCGTTCCAGGCCCGCGACGGCTTCATCAACGTGGTGCTGCTGAACCCGGACCAGTGGGGCCGCTTCTGCGCCGCGCTCGGCGACCACGAGATGGAGACCGATCCGCGCTTCGCCACGAACGCGGCGCGCCTGGAAAATCACGCGACGTTCAAGGCGCGGGTCGAGGGCATCTTCGCCAGCGGGGGGTCGGTGGCCGACTGGGTGACGCGCCTCGAGAAGGCCGGGGTGGCCGCGGGACCGATCTACGAGTTCCATGAGGTGTTCGAGGACCCGCAGGTTCGCCACCTGGGGCTCGTGGCCGAGGTCGAGCAGCCCGGCGCGGGCAAGGTGAAGATGCTCGCGTTCCCCGGACAGGCCTCGGGCACGCCGCCGCGTATCGATCGGCCGGCGCCCCTGCTCGGCCAGCACACCGCCGAGGTGCTGCGCGAGATGGGACTCTCCGCCGAGGAGATCGACCGGCTCGCGGCGGCCGGCGTCATCGTGCTCGGCGAGCAGCCGCGCTAG
- a CDS encoding SLC13 family permease — MIPLLGSLAVLAAPTPAGLSVDGQRVLAVIVLAIGLWGLETLPPGVTGVVAIVALVFTRAVPGIREALVGFADPIAYFLIGVLTMGVAVARSGLAERVARVLLARGRGRAGALYGHLLLALIPLTLILPSATTRTGILVHVYDQALELGRVPRGAPLSRAIMLVLNSVNRLSSTVFLTGGITPIVAAGLIGAISWSHWLVLMCVPYAALLALASIAIYLRYRHGFRDEVAVPPAADRRPLTAVELRAALITAGAGLLWLTDSLHHWHPTLPALLAWIGYLMPRWGVLTWREFEQEVGWSNFFVIAASLSLAQALSRSGASDWLAAGVVGAAHGVAQTPLMVVGVLLAASAVVRLMIPNITGFLATTIPVAMSAGVASGLNPVLCGLIVTIAGDAVLYYPAQSGSSLVVYERGHLTAGEIFRFGLLMTVLAALVVLAVALPYWKLIGEPLVTR, encoded by the coding sequence GTGATCCCGCTGCTCGGAAGCCTGGCGGTGCTGGCCGCGCCCACCCCGGCCGGTCTCAGCGTCGACGGCCAGCGCGTCCTCGCGGTCATCGTGCTGGCCATCGGCCTGTGGGGGCTCGAGACGCTGCCTCCCGGCGTGACCGGCGTGGTGGCGATCGTGGCGCTGGTGTTCACCCGCGCGGTGCCGGGGATCCGCGAGGCACTGGTGGGCTTCGCGGATCCGATCGCCTACTTCCTGATCGGCGTGCTCACGATGGGCGTGGCGGTGGCCCGCAGCGGCCTGGCCGAGCGGGTGGCGCGTGTCCTCCTGGCCCGGGGCCGCGGGCGCGCGGGCGCCCTCTACGGGCATCTGCTGCTCGCGCTGATCCCGCTCACGCTGATCCTGCCGTCGGCCACAACGCGCACCGGCATCCTGGTGCACGTCTACGACCAGGCGCTGGAGCTGGGCCGGGTGCCGCGCGGCGCGCCCCTGTCGCGCGCGATCATGCTGGTGTTGAACTCGGTGAACCGCCTGTCCTCCACCGTGTTCCTCACCGGCGGCATCACCCCGATCGTGGCCGCCGGGCTGATCGGCGCCATCTCCTGGTCGCACTGGCTCGTGCTCATGTGCGTGCCCTACGCGGCGCTGCTCGCGCTGGCCTCGATCGCGATCTACCTGCGGTATCGTCACGGCTTCCGGGACGAGGTCGCGGTGCCGCCAGCGGCGGACCGGCGGCCGCTCACCGCGGTCGAGCTGCGCGCCGCGCTCATCACCGCCGGCGCGGGGCTGCTCTGGCTCACCGACTCGCTGCACCACTGGCATCCGACCCTGCCCGCGCTGCTCGCGTGGATCGGCTATCTGATGCCGCGCTGGGGTGTGCTCACCTGGCGGGAGTTCGAGCAGGAGGTGGGCTGGAGCAATTTCTTCGTCATCGCGGCCTCGCTCTCGCTGGCCCAGGCCCTGTCGCGCTCGGGCGCCAGCGACTGGCTGGCCGCCGGCGTGGTCGGGGCCGCGCACGGGGTGGCCCAGACCCCGCTGATGGTGGTGGGCGTGCTGCTCGCCGCCTCCGCGGTGGTGCGCCTGATGATCCCGAACATCACCGGCTTCCTCGCCACCACCATCCCGGTCGCGATGTCGGCGGGCGTGGCGTCGGGACTGAATCCGGTGTTGTGCGGGCTGATCGTGACGATCGCGGGGGACGCGGTGCTCTACTACCCGGCCCAGAGCGGCTCGTCGCTCGTCGTGTACGAGCGCGGGCATCTCACGGCCGGCGAGATCTTCCGCTTCGGGCTGCTGATGACCGTGCTGGCCGCCCTCGTGGTGCTGGCGGTGGCGCTCCCCTACTGGAAGCTGATCGGCGAGCCGCTGGTGACGCGGTAG
- a CDS encoding GAF domain-containing protein, which translates to MNTSRHDAASTRSLSGTDAAEIASLRARLRRLEQENLRLLDDERARQQETKALAGIGRLLSERLEPDVVGQRIAESLRSLLDGRSAVVYRIDTDTANLLALAVSQEAEPGTGWRPVRPVGSGALGLAIRDRRTVTTPDALADARVEITPELRAHLEKLQDRAVLAVPLLTQHRLIGVLAVRNVTGTVFDARAVQLAETLADQAALTLEQARLFAEQEQRRREAEVQADLARTIGETLDLETVLRRVTGAAKELCRSDGAVIGLRIAGSDAVLLRSWTEPWYDALVATRILPGKGLGGHVLADGRPCRTGDDIGGPRVGDHYHEQISRLGIQAQMAVPVLIDGRVEGLLYVDNRSARTFSDQDEAILVRLAAQAALAIRNATLFADEQLARGTAERLVRALRESQERFQFVARATNDAVWDWDLVSDELWWNEGVQTLFGYAPEQIGPDVSWWHDRIHPEDRERVVRDIRAAVDRGSESWSAEYRYRRADGSYARVFDRGYVLRDSEGRATRMIGAMMDITQRKQLEDELRQAQKMEAVGLLAGGVAHDFNNLLTVIAGRTHLLLAKLKADDPSRRSVELIQKTSDRAAALTRQLLAFSRKQVLQRKVLDLNATVAEVSGILRRLIGEDVELLLTLGPRAGCVNADPGQLEQVLLNLAVNARDAMPRGGTLSLETDQVRLDAAPAGRPDALPPGPYAVLRVIDTGTGMDEATQARIFEPFFTTKERGKGTGLGLSMVHGVVRQHGGTITVRSTVGAGATFEIYLPQVEVAPDGEEPGEPARPAAGHETVLLVEDEDDVRALAREVLERQGYTVVEAPDGAQALSLFERDGRRIDLILTDVVMPRMSGRELVDRVRASRPAMPVLYMSGYTEDAIVRHGVRDASLLLLSKPFGPADLVRKVREVLDKSR; encoded by the coding sequence ATGAACACCAGCAGACACGACGCGGCATCGACGAGATCGCTCAGCGGTACGGACGCGGCCGAGATCGCGTCGCTCCGCGCGCGCCTGCGGCGGCTCGAGCAGGAGAACCTCCGGCTGCTCGACGACGAGCGCGCCCGTCAGCAGGAGACCAAGGCGCTGGCCGGCATCGGCCGCCTCTTGTCAGAGCGCCTCGAGCCCGACGTGGTCGGCCAGCGCATCGCGGAAAGCCTCCGGTCGCTGCTCGACGGCCGCTCCGCCGTCGTCTACCGCATCGACACCGACACCGCGAATCTCCTCGCGCTGGCCGTGTCGCAGGAGGCCGAGCCGGGCACCGGCTGGCGGCCGGTCCGGCCGGTGGGATCGGGCGCGCTCGGTCTGGCCATTCGCGATCGCCGCACCGTCACGACGCCGGACGCACTCGCCGACGCGCGGGTCGAGATCACCCCGGAGCTGCGCGCGCACCTGGAGAAGCTGCAGGACCGCGCGGTGCTCGCGGTGCCGCTCCTCACCCAGCATCGCCTCATCGGGGTGCTGGCGGTGCGAAACGTCACCGGCACCGTGTTCGACGCGCGCGCGGTCCAGCTCGCCGAGACGCTCGCCGATCAGGCCGCGCTCACCCTCGAGCAGGCGCGCCTCTTCGCCGAGCAGGAGCAGCGGCGCCGCGAGGCGGAGGTCCAGGCCGACCTGGCCCGGACGATCGGCGAGACCCTCGACCTCGAGACGGTGCTGCGACGAGTGACCGGGGCCGCCAAGGAGCTGTGCCGGAGCGACGGCGCGGTCATCGGCCTTCGGATCGCGGGATCGGACGCCGTGCTCCTGCGCTCGTGGACCGAGCCCTGGTACGACGCCCTCGTGGCCACCCGCATCCTGCCCGGCAAGGGACTGGGCGGCCACGTGCTCGCCGACGGACGGCCGTGCCGCACCGGCGACGACATCGGCGGGCCGCGAGTCGGCGACCATTATCACGAGCAGATCAGCCGGCTCGGCATCCAGGCCCAGATGGCGGTGCCGGTGCTCATCGACGGGCGCGTCGAGGGGCTGCTCTACGTGGACAACCGCTCGGCCCGCACCTTCAGCGACCAGGACGAGGCGATCCTGGTGCGCCTGGCCGCCCAGGCCGCGCTGGCCATCCGCAACGCGACCCTCTTCGCCGACGAGCAGCTGGCCCGCGGCACCGCCGAACGCCTCGTGCGCGCGCTCCGCGAGAGCCAGGAGCGGTTCCAGTTCGTGGCCCGCGCCACCAACGACGCGGTGTGGGACTGGGATCTGGTCAGCGACGAGCTGTGGTGGAACGAAGGCGTGCAGACCCTCTTCGGCTACGCGCCGGAGCAGATCGGGCCCGACGTGTCCTGGTGGCACGACCGCATCCACCCCGAGGATCGCGAGCGCGTGGTGCGGGACATCCGCGCGGCGGTCGACCGCGGCAGCGAGAGCTGGAGCGCAGAATATCGGTACCGGCGCGCGGACGGCTCGTACGCCCGCGTGTTCGACCGCGGCTACGTGCTGCGCGACAGCGAGGGGCGCGCGACCCGGATGATCGGCGCGATGATGGACATCACCCAGCGCAAGCAGCTCGAGGACGAGCTGCGGCAGGCTCAGAAGATGGAGGCGGTGGGACTGCTGGCCGGCGGCGTGGCCCACGACTTCAACAACCTGCTCACCGTCATCGCCGGCCGGACCCACCTGCTGCTGGCCAAGCTCAAGGCGGACGATCCGTCCCGCCGCAGTGTCGAGCTGATCCAGAAAACGTCGGACCGCGCGGCCGCCCTCACCCGCCAGCTCCTGGCCTTCAGCCGAAAGCAGGTGCTGCAGCGCAAGGTCCTCGACCTCAACGCCACCGTGGCCGAGGTGAGCGGGATCCTGCGACGACTGATCGGCGAGGACGTCGAGCTCCTGCTGACCCTCGGCCCGCGCGCCGGCTGCGTCAACGCCGATCCCGGTCAGCTCGAGCAGGTGCTGCTGAACCTGGCGGTCAACGCGCGCGACGCGATGCCTCGGGGAGGCACGCTGAGCCTCGAGACCGACCAGGTGCGGCTCGACGCGGCGCCGGCCGGCCGACCCGACGCGCTGCCGCCCGGCCCGTACGCGGTGCTGCGCGTGATCGACACCGGCACCGGCATGGACGAGGCGACCCAGGCCCGCATCTTCGAGCCGTTCTTCACCACCAAGGAGCGCGGCAAGGGCACCGGCCTCGGCCTCTCGATGGTGCACGGCGTCGTGCGCCAGCACGGGGGCACCATCACGGTGCGCAGCACGGTGGGCGCCGGGGCCACGTTCGAGATCTACCTGCCGCAGGTCGAGGTGGCGCCCGACGGCGAGGAGCCCGGCGAGCCCGCGCGGCCCGCGGCCGGGCACGAGACGGTGCTGCTGGTCGAGGACGAGGACGACGTGCGCGCGCTGGCCCGCGAGGTCCTCGAGCGGCAGGGCTACACGGTGGTGGAGGCGCCCGACGGCGCGCAGGCTCTCTCGCTCTTCGAGCGCGACGGCCGCCGTATCGACCTCATCCTTACCGACGTGGTCATGCCTCGCATGAGTGGCCGCGAGCTGGTGGATCGCGTGCGGGCGAGCCGCCCGGCCATGCCGGTGCTCTACATGTCCGGCTATACCGAGGACGCCATCGTGCGCCACGGGGTGCGCGACGCGAGCCTGCTCCTGCTCAGCAAGCCGTTCGGCCCCGCCGACCTGGTGCGCAAGGTCCGCGAGGTCCTCGACAAATCCCGCTAG
- a CDS encoding aspartate aminotransferase family protein, with amino-acid sequence MTTDAKAIRHLWTHKTQDHPFLSDEELVIDRAEGVWVWTEQGKKLMDGFAGLAVVNVGHGRREIAEAIAEQTVRLAYYPTTRQFSNRPAAELAEKLSTLTPGDLRYTMFAVSGSEANERSMQIARQYWLASGKSAKHKVISLQGGYHGATMGTFAVCGLPHLSQAYAPLAVPGFAKVAPPHPFRDLQGGTEADLIARRIAELREAIVREGPETVSAVIMEPVLSSGGFIMPPIGWLRAVRALCDELDVLLIADEVITGFGRTGRWFAVEHDQVVPDLLSVAKGITSGYIPLSASIARTRLAEAFSDTTTQENVHPNTYAAHPVACAAALANLRIMEQDNLVANAAAMGERLVDGLRRAVGKHPIVGDVRGRGLLVCVDFVEPDGSGKPLAQKHVAELDRKAWNRGAIVYARGTVLRLAPPLCITAAEVDELVAIVADCIDSLQKDL; translated from the coding sequence ATGACCACCGACGCGAAGGCCATCAGGCACCTCTGGACCCACAAGACGCAGGACCACCCGTTCCTCTCCGACGAGGAGCTGGTCATCGACCGGGCCGAGGGCGTGTGGGTCTGGACCGAGCAGGGCAAGAAGCTGATGGACGGCTTCGCCGGACTCGCGGTGGTCAACGTGGGCCACGGGCGGCGCGAGATCGCGGAGGCCATCGCGGAGCAGACGGTGCGGCTCGCCTACTACCCGACCACGCGACAGTTCTCCAACCGCCCTGCCGCCGAGCTGGCCGAGAAGCTCTCGACCCTCACGCCCGGCGATCTGCGCTACACCATGTTCGCGGTGAGCGGGTCCGAGGCCAACGAGCGCTCGATGCAGATCGCCCGGCAGTACTGGCTCGCTTCCGGCAAGTCGGCCAAGCACAAGGTCATCTCGCTGCAGGGCGGCTATCACGGCGCGACCATGGGCACGTTCGCGGTCTGCGGCCTGCCGCACCTCTCGCAGGCCTACGCGCCGCTGGCGGTGCCCGGCTTCGCCAAGGTGGCGCCGCCGCATCCCTTCCGCGATTTGCAGGGCGGCACCGAAGCCGATCTGATCGCGCGCCGTATCGCCGAGCTGCGCGAGGCCATCGTGCGCGAGGGGCCGGAGACCGTCTCCGCGGTGATCATGGAGCCGGTGCTCTCGTCGGGTGGCTTCATCATGCCCCCGATCGGCTGGCTGCGGGCGGTGCGGGCGCTGTGCGACGAGCTGGACGTCCTGCTGATCGCCGACGAGGTGATCACCGGCTTCGGGCGCACCGGCCGGTGGTTCGCGGTCGAGCACGATCAGGTCGTGCCGGATCTCCTATCGGTGGCCAAGGGCATCACCTCGGGCTACATCCCGCTCTCGGCCAGCATCGCGCGGACCCGGCTCGCCGAGGCGTTCTCCGACACGACCACCCAGGAGAACGTCCACCCGAACACCTACGCCGCGCATCCGGTCGCGTGCGCGGCCGCACTGGCCAATCTGCGGATCATGGAGCAGGACAACCTGGTGGCCAACGCGGCGGCCATGGGCGAGCGGCTGGTGGACGGCCTGCGCCGCGCGGTGGGCAAGCACCCCATCGTGGGCGACGTGCGTGGCCGCGGACTGCTGGTCTGCGTGGACTTCGTCGAGCCCGACGGCTCGGGCAAGCCGCTGGCCCAGAAGCACGTGGCCGAGCTGGACCGCAAGGCCTGGAACCGCGGGGCCATCGTCTACGCGCGCGGCACCGTGCTGCGCCTCGCCCCGCCGCTCTGCATCACCGCCGCCGAGGTCGACGAGCTGGTCGCCATCGTCGCCGACTGCATCGACTCCCTGCAGAAGGACCTCTAG
- a CDS encoding M20/M25/M40 family metallo-hydrolase translates to MRDEQSIETEATELLRTLIRNQCVNDGTVASGHETRSVSALEAYFNGAGVACERYTSEPGRESLIARIEGSDPTAPRLLLMGHTDVVPVSPEGWRRDPFGGELVDGVVWGRGAIDMLNLTTTMAVATRRLARDGFRPRGTLIYLAVADEEAGGTYGAGYLVDRRPEMVKADYVITESGGVPIPTGRGHVLGVTVGEKGANWRHLTVAGTPGHGSRPFRTDNALVTAAEVVRRIAAYQPKTRILDVWREYVRSMELGPELTRGLTEPEHVLETVRGMDNLALAREAHACTHTTFSPNVIHGGVKTNVIPDRVEIDVDIRALPGVTSEDVDAMLAEALGDLAPRVTIRRGRGQSGSLSTHDTPLVAAMERVTSRLMPGSRVVPKMTTGGTDAKFWRWQGVPAYGFGLQSLRIPYTEYPLMFHGHNERVDTESLRLSTMMWETLARDFLA, encoded by the coding sequence ATGCGCGACGAGCAGAGCATCGAGACCGAAGCCACCGAGCTGCTGAGGACCCTGATCCGCAACCAGTGCGTCAACGACGGCACGGTGGCGTCGGGGCACGAGACGCGCAGCGTCTCGGCGCTGGAGGCCTACTTCAACGGCGCCGGCGTGGCCTGCGAGCGCTACACCTCCGAGCCGGGGCGCGAGAGCCTCATCGCGCGGATCGAGGGATCGGACCCGACGGCGCCGCGCCTGCTCCTGATGGGCCACACCGACGTGGTGCCGGTGAGCCCGGAGGGCTGGCGGCGCGATCCGTTCGGAGGCGAGCTGGTGGACGGCGTGGTCTGGGGCCGCGGGGCGATCGACATGCTCAACCTCACCACCACGATGGCGGTCGCCACCCGGCGCCTCGCCCGCGACGGATTCCGGCCGCGCGGCACCCTCATCTACCTCGCGGTCGCCGACGAGGAGGCGGGCGGCACCTACGGCGCCGGCTACCTGGTGGACCGCCGCCCCGAGATGGTGAAGGCCGACTACGTCATCACCGAGAGCGGGGGCGTGCCGATCCCCACCGGCCGCGGCCACGTTCTCGGGGTGACCGTCGGGGAGAAGGGCGCGAACTGGCGGCACCTCACGGTGGCCGGCACGCCCGGCCACGGCTCACGGCCGTTCCGCACCGACAACGCGCTGGTGACCGCGGCGGAGGTCGTGCGCCGCATCGCGGCCTATCAGCCGAAGACGCGCATCCTCGACGTGTGGCGCGAGTACGTCCGATCGATGGAGCTGGGGCCCGAGCTGACCCGCGGGTTGACCGAGCCCGAGCACGTGCTCGAGACGGTGCGCGGGATGGACAACCTGGCGCTGGCCCGCGAGGCGCACGCCTGCACCCACACCACCTTCTCACCCAACGTCATCCACGGCGGCGTGAAGACCAACGTCATCCCGGACCGCGTGGAGATCGACGTGGACATCCGCGCCCTGCCCGGCGTGACCAGCGAGGACGTCGACGCGATGCTCGCGGAGGCGCTCGGCGACCTGGCGCCGCGGGTGACGATCCGGCGGGGCCGCGGGCAGTCGGGGTCGCTCAGCACGCACGACACCCCGCTGGTCGCCGCGATGGAGCGCGTGACCTCGCGCCTGATGCCGGGCAGCCGCGTGGTGCCCAAGATGACCACCGGCGGGACCGACGCGAAGTTCTGGCGGTGGCAGGGCGTGCCCGCCTACGGCTTCGGCCTGCAGTCGCTCCGCATCCCCTACACCGAATACCCGCTCATGTTCCACGGCCACAACGAGCGCGTTGACACCGAGAGCCTCCGGCTCTCCACCATGATGTGGGAGACCCTCGCCCGCGACTTCCTCGCCTAG
- the nudC gene encoding NAD(+) diphosphatase, whose product MIPLSVYLPFNMDCLRGDFTPAKRGGGPPAGAGRWLILQEQKLLVAPDGDGFRLPAGGAAGEPPPGVTGLGPRYWLGTWAGEPCWVAALPKDVPEPAGLRPETVVPMQGTRLPDDLLTLGGMAMQLLWWESTSGHCPRCGAPTGRLDGEWGKRCDACRYEHYPHLHPAVIVLVRDGDRVLLARKAIWAPGRYALVAGFVDNGESLEGCVAREVKEEVGVDVKNIRYVGSQNWPFPSQIMIGFVADYAGGEITIDGEELEDARWFPRTEMPVGPARHSIAGWIIRNFSGTAAT is encoded by the coding sequence ATGATTCCGCTGTCGGTCTACCTCCCGTTCAACATGGACTGCCTGCGCGGCGATTTCACGCCGGCCAAGCGCGGCGGCGGTCCGCCCGCCGGCGCCGGGCGATGGCTCATCCTGCAGGAGCAGAAGCTGCTGGTGGCTCCCGACGGCGACGGCTTCCGGCTGCCGGCGGGCGGCGCGGCCGGAGAGCCGCCGCCCGGAGTGACCGGGCTCGGCCCGCGCTACTGGCTCGGCACGTGGGCCGGCGAGCCGTGCTGGGTCGCCGCGCTGCCGAAGGACGTGCCCGAGCCGGCGGGGCTGCGGCCGGAGACTGTCGTGCCGATGCAGGGCACGCGGCTGCCGGACGACCTGCTCACCCTGGGCGGCATGGCGATGCAGCTGCTCTGGTGGGAATCGACCAGCGGACACTGTCCCCGCTGCGGGGCGCCGACCGGCCGGCTCGACGGCGAGTGGGGAAAGCGCTGCGACGCCTGCCGCTACGAGCACTATCCGCATCTGCATCCCGCGGTGATCGTGCTGGTGCGCGACGGCGACCGCGTGCTGCTGGCCCGCAAGGCGATCTGGGCGCCGGGCCGCTACGCGCTAGTCGCGGGCTTCGTGGACAACGGCGAGTCACTCGAGGGCTGCGTGGCCCGCGAGGTGAAGGAGGAGGTCGGCGTCGACGTCAAGAACATCCGGTACGTGGGCAGCCAGAACTGGCCGTTCCCCAGCCAGATCATGATCGGCTTCGTCGCCGACTACGCGGGCGGCGAGATCACCATCGACGGCGAGGAGCTCGAGGACGCGCGGTGGTTTCCGCGCACCGAGATGCCGGTGGGTCCGGCCCGCCACTCCATCGCGGGCTGGATCATCCGCAACTTTTCGGGCACCGCGGCCACCTAG
- a CDS encoding CinA family protein: MPDLLGSLAASVAARLMARRETVAVSESSTGGLISAALLSIPGASAYFVGGGVVYTQTARRGLLQLADEAVRGIRSSTEAAARLNAKTIRERLGTTWALAETGAAGPTGNRYGDAAGHSCFAVAGAIEAARTLETGRADREANMWAFTRAALELLDACIQQAGGTS, from the coding sequence GTGCCGGACCTGCTCGGATCGCTGGCGGCTTCCGTCGCCGCGCGCCTCATGGCGCGCCGCGAGACGGTCGCGGTCTCGGAGTCCTCGACCGGCGGGCTGATCTCCGCCGCGCTGCTGTCCATTCCCGGCGCGTCCGCGTACTTCGTGGGCGGCGGCGTCGTCTACACCCAGACCGCGCGGCGCGGCCTGCTCCAGCTGGCCGACGAGGCGGTGCGCGGCATCCGCTCCAGCACCGAGGCGGCGGCGCGGCTGAACGCGAAGACCATCCGCGAGCGGCTCGGCACCACGTGGGCGCTCGCGGAGACCGGCGCGGCGGGTCCGACCGGCAACCGCTACGGCGACGCGGCCGGGCACTCCTGCTTCGCGGTCGCGGGCGCGATCGAGGCCGCCCGCACCCTCGAGACAGGGCGCGCCGACCGCGAGGCCAACATGTGGGCGTTCACCCGCGCCGCGCTCGAACTGCTCGACGCCTGCATCCAGCAGGCCGGAGGCACGTCATGA